The Paraburkholderia hospita DNA segment GTGACGCGCCCTTCCTCGAACTCGAGCCGATGAGTGCCGGGCACGAGGGTCGGCCATGCATCGACGAGCTGTTGTGCAAGCGGTGCGATCGATGCGTCCGCAACGGCCGCAGCGCTCGCTGCGAGCAGATCGTCGCGCGAGAACGGATGCTTTTCCGTCGATACGAAGTGCAGGCGCTCGCAACGATCCGGGTCCGAGCTCCATGCGGCCCACGTCACGAGAAAGTTGATGCCCATGCCGAAGCCCGTTTCCAGCACCGTGAATACGCGCCGCTTTTGCCAGCGCGACGGCAATTCATTGCCTTTCAGGAAGACGTATTCGGCCTGCGCAAGGGCACCGACGGCGCTGTGATAGATGTCGTCGTGGCGTGGCGAATACGGGGTGCCGTTGTCGCGAAACGCGAGGATGGCGGGAACGAGCGGGTCGGTCATGCGCGATGAAATGCGGTGCAAGGAAGAGAACCGGGCGACGGCAAAGCACTGACTGGAAGCACGAATTTGCAGCGGTCACGCGATGCCGACACCCGTCACAGCCCGTCCAGACGGCGTCTGCAGCCTGTCGGAGCGGTGTCGAACGTTGGCAAAAACCAACGCTGACGGGGCTTTGGACGACTCGGATAGCATCTATTCGATGCTCTGCATGCCAAAAATGCTGTTTTCCATGCTGTATCAGGCGTTGCAGCGTGTAATTCTTCGAAACCCTTATCCAGATTGGGTTTGCGCTGCGCTATCATAGCAAGCGCCGCGAGGGAAGCGGCAGCACGGTGCTCCGTGCGGCGCCAGGCGTGCCGCGGGAGTCGGGGGTATTCCCGAGCCGTCGCTGCTCGACGGCGCGGCGCGCGCACGTATAATCGGCGCGTTCGCGCTGTTCGTGTCAACCTAAACCAGAAAGGAACCTTAATGAACAAACAGGAACTGATCGACGCCGTCGCAGGTCAGACGGGCGCCAGCAAGGCTCAAACCGGCGAGACGCTGGACACGCTGCTTGAAGTCATCAAGAAGGCAGTGGCGAAGGGTGATGCAGTCCAGTTGATCGGCTTCGGCAGCTTCGGTTCGGGCAAGCGGGCAGCACGTACGGGCCGCAACCCGAAGACGGGCGAAACCATCAAGATTCCGGCCGCAAAGACCGTTAAGTTCACGGCTGGCAAGGCGTTCAAGGACGCAGTCAACAAGCGCTAAGCATCAGCGCTGAGTTGTTGACACCCGCCATCGGCGGGTTTTTTTTCGTCTGCGTTTTCGATGACGGACGTGACGTCAATCCATTACGTTCAATGATGGTGATGATGGTCGTGGCCATGATCGTGGTCGTGATCGTCGTCTTCGAGATCCCACGCGGGGAACGGATCACTCAGCGTGCGCCATCCCTCGGCGCCCAACGCGTACTCGTCGTCGGTCAGCAGACATGCATCGAACTTCGCACGCCAGTGCGCCGGATCGATGTCGACGCCGATCAGCACCAGTTCCTGGCGACGGTCGCCGATCGTGAAGTCATCGGCGTCGCCGTACCAGTCCGCGGCGATTTCTTCCAGCAGCTCGTCATCGCCTTCGGGCCATTCACTGCGATCCTGCGCGGCCCACCACGTTCCTGCCGGCGCCGGCCGGCAAGCGCCGCCCGCTTGCGATAGCGAACCGCCGATCTCGTTGCGCGTCGCGAGCCAGAAGAAGCCTTTGCCGCGCAACACGCCCTTCCACTCTTCATGCAGCAGCGCCCACATCCGTTCGGGATGAAACGGCCGCCGCGCGCGATAGACGACATGCCCGACACCCCGGCCCCCGCTTTCGTTTTCATGGCTCGAAGGATCGTGCAGCAAGGCGAGCCAGCCGGCCGCGTTCGACGTCGCGTCGTAATCGAAGCGCGCCGTGCCGATCACTTCCTCGAAAGGCGCATTGCCATAGGTGCTCACGATCTGCGCGGCGCGCGGATTGAGCGCGGCGAGTATCGCTTGCAGATGCGCGAGATCGTCGGCGGAAACGAGGTCCGCCTTGTTGATGACGAACACATCGCAGAACTCGACCTGTTCGATCAGCACTTCGACGATCGTTCGATCGTCCTCTTCATGAGCGGCGATGCCGCGCTCGGACAGCGCATCGGCCGACGCGTAGTCGCGCAGAAAGCCCGCTGCATCGACCACGGTTACGGCAGTATCGACGCGCACGAGCGCCGCGAGCGTTTCGTCTTCGATGATCGACTCGACGAGGTTCATCGGCTCGTCGGTAGCGGCCGCTTCGATGATGATCGCGTTGAAACGATTCGCCGACGCCAGTTGGTCCAACTGTTCGAGCAAATCTTCACCGGCTTGTGCGCAGAGACATCCGTTCGGCAATTCAACCTGCGAGGCGGTCGAAGACGCGGGCGCCGCGTTGTCGATATCGAGGCGCACGGCGGCGAGGTCGGTGACGATCGCGGCGACACGTGGGCCAGTGGGGTTCGACAGAATCTGATCGACGAGCGCGGTCTTGCCCGCGCCCACGAAACCGGAGATCACGGTGACGGGCAAAAGCGGCTGGTTCATCGCGGTACGGAAACTTGAAGGTGAATGACGCATGCGCCGGCCGGACGTTCAAACGGACCCGGACTGGCAGCAGCACGAAGCCGCATTGTGCATCAACTGGAGCGACGTGATGCCTTCACTGAAGTGCGGCGAATGGGGGAACTGGTTGAGCGGCGCTGCCCAACTATTTGGCAGGCATCAGATTCCACTTACGGAGAATGGCAACGATTTGCCGCGCGTACTCGTCGCGCAGCGACGGCGTCTCCGAGTGATAGGCGCCAACAGCCGCCCACGTGTTGCCGTACTTGTTCATCTTCTGCCGCAAATGCCACGCGGCGATGTACACGTTCTTGCACGGCTCCATCAGCGTGCCCTGCGAGATGCCGTATTGCGCAAGCACGGGCAGATGCACGGAGTTGATCTGCATGACGCCATAGTCGGTCGAACCGTTGGCGTTCTTGTGCACTGCCGCGGGACGGTTATGCGATTCCTGCCAGGCAATGGCCCGCAGAATCAACGGGTTGACCTTCTGATAGCCGGCGGCCTCGTCGAAGCAGTCGGCGCGCGCGGACCCGGCGCTGATTAGCGCGGCCAAGGCAACGGCGACAGTGACGGGGATTGGCTTCATCGGTCAAGATGACAAACTATGTTCGATTCCTAAGCAATGGGACGGTAAAGACGACTCGAAACCTATATCCGGCGGGCTTGAACTCGGGAAAACCCGTTACCTTAAGGATACTCGAACCATCATTCCGCCCGTATCATACCGGCTGGACATGACGTGTTAAAGTTGGCCAGCCGACATAAGCGAGTAACTTGCGGCCAAAGTCGGCCGAAAACGCGCACCGGTTCGGAACGCAAAACTTTCAAGAACTTAACAGATTACGCAATCCGAGAAGCGTCGGATTGAGAACGTTAGAGGAATCGCACGGAACTCCTTGGTTCTGTGACATTTCCGACATGAAAAGCTGTTACTGTTCGTTGTTTTTGATTACAGGGAGGCAAGGGCATCCTTGGCAGTGGCTGCCACGGAGCGCTTTGCGAGACTGGGGACGAACAGGTGTCGGCCGGTCGTCCACTGCGCATGACCGTCGCCGGATCACAACGTCGGCTTCGAAACCACATCCATGAGAAGAAATCGTATGGCATTGCGTCGCGTCGCGACAGCGTTGCTGGTCGCTGGCATGATCACCACGCAGATCGCCCACGCTCAGGTGACGCTCAACTTCGTCAACGCCGACATCGATCAGGTGGCGAGGGCGATTGGCGCGGCGACGGGTAAAACGATCATCGTCGACCCGCGCGTGAAAGGGCAATTGAATCTGGTTTCCGAGAATCCCGTTCCGGAAGACCAGGCGCTGAAGACCTTGCAGTCCGCGTTGAGAATGCAGGGCTTTTCGCTGGTGCAGGACCATGGTGTCCTGAAGGTCGTGCCCGAGGCCGATGCGAAGCTGCAAGGCGTGCCGACCTATATCGGCAATGCGCCCGCGGCGCGCGGCGATCAGGTGGTCACGCAGGTATTCCAGCTGAAGAACGAATCGGCGAATAACCTGTTGCCCGTATTGCGTCCGCTGATCTCGCCGAACAACACGGTCGCGGCGTATCCGGGGAACAACACGATCGTCGTGACCGACTATGCGGATAACGTGCGCCGCATCGCGCAGATCATTCAGGGCGTCGACACGGCGGCAGGCCAGCAGGTGCAGGTCGTGCCGCTGAAGAACGCGAATGCGATCGACGTCGCGACGCAAATGGCGAAGATGCTCGACCCCGGCACGATCGGCAACACGGATGCAACGCTGAAGGTTTCCGTGCAGGCCGACCCGCGTACCAATTCGCTGCTGCTGCGCGCGTCGAACGCGGGGCGTCTCGCGGCGGCGAAGTCGCTCGCCAAGCAGCTGGATGCCGCAACCGGCCAGCCCGGCAACATGCACGTCGTGTCGTTGCGCAATGCCGACGCCGTGCGTCTCGCGAAGACGCTGCGCGGCATGCTCGGCAAGGGCGGCGGCGGTACTGAATCGTCGTCGTCGGGCGGCGGCAATGCCGCGAACTCGTTCAACCAGAACAACTCGCCCACGTCGACGGGTGGCGCGGGCTCGCCGCCGCTGCCATCGGGCTCGTTGGGCGGTTCGTCGTCGATGGGCAGTAATCCGCTGGGCGGTGGCGGTGGCGGTGGCGGTGGCTATGGCGGCCAGGGCGGCAGCAGCTCGGATTTTCTCGGCGAAAAGGAAGGAGGCGGCGGTGATGACAATCAGCCTGGCGGCATGATCCAGGCCGACGCGTCAACCAACTCGCTGATCATCACCGCGTCCGACCCCGTTTACCGCAACCTGCGCGCCGTGATCGACCAGCTCGACGTGCGCCGCGCGCAGGTCTACATCGAAGCGCTGATCGTCGAGCTGAACTCGAACACGAACGCCAACCTTGGGATCCAGTGGCAGATCGGGAGCGGCAACGTGTTCGCGGGCACTAACCTAGCCACGGGCGGCGGCAACAGTATCGTCAACCTGACGGCGGCAGCGGCAGCCAGCGCCGCCACGGGTGGCCTGGCTACGGCGCTGGCGACGCAGAATCTCCAGCAGGGCCTGAATGTAGGCTGGCTGCACAACCTCTTCGGTGTGCAGGGGCTCGGCGCGTTGCTGCAGGCGCTGTCGCAGACGAGCGATGCCAACGTGCTGTCCACGCCTAACCTCATCACGCTCGACAACCAGGAAGCGAAGATCGTCGTCGGTACGAACGTGCCGATCCAGACGGGCTCGTATTCGAACCTCACGAGCAGCACGGCGACCTCGGCGTTCAACACCTTCGATCGCATCGACGTGGGTCTGACGTTGCATATCAAGCCGCAGATCACCGAGGGCGGCATCCTGAAACTGCAGCTGTATACGGAAGATTCGGCGATCGTGGCGGGAACGACCAATGTGGCGACCAATCCGGCCGGCCCCGAGTTCACGAAGCGCTCGATCCAGTCGACCGTGCTCGCCGACAACGGCGAGATCATCGTCCTTGGCGGCCTGATGCAGGACAATTACCAGGTCAATAACAGCAAGGTGCCCCTGCTCGGGGACATCCCGTGGATCGGCCAGTTGTTCCGCTCGGAAAACAAGGTTCGCGCGAAGACCAACCTGCTGGTATTCCTGCGTCCGGTGATCATCAACGACCGCGACACGGCGCAAGCGGTGACGGCGAACCGCTATGACTACATTCAGGGCGTGACGGGTGCATACAAGTCCGACAACAACCTGATCAAGGACAAGGACGATCCCGTGGTGCCGCCGATGCCGGTTGGCCCGAGCCAGGGCGGATCGCCGTTGAACCTGTTCGATCTCGACAGTATGCGGCGTCAACAGGCGCTAGGGGTGCCGGTCCCGGCTCCCGCATACGTCCCGCAGACGCAGCCTCAACCTCAGCCGCAGCCGCCCGCACAAATGGTTCCAGCGCAACCGGCCACGAGTACGCCGGGGGTGCAGCCGTGAGCACGCCGCACGCGCCCGGCAGCGCGCCGCTCGATTCACCGGCCGCTGGCGGAGCGCACCGCGAGCCGCCCTCTGCGCTAGCCGCGCGACTCGTGCCGTATGGTTTCGCGAAAAGCGGCCAGATTCTCGTCGCGCATCAACACGCCGATTCGATGGAAGTATGGATCAGCGAACGCACGACCCAGGCCGCGCTCGCGGAAGTTGCGCGCAATTTCGGCGCGGTGTCGGTTGTGAGGCTCGAAGCGGATGAACTCTCGCAGGCGATCAATCAGGCGTATTCGCGCCAGGACGGCAGCGCTGCGCAGGTGGTCGGCGAAGTGGAAGGCGAAGTCGATCTGTCGCGTCTGATGCAGGACATTCCCGAAGTGGAAGACCTGCTGGAATCCGAAGACGACGCACCGATCATCCGCATGATCAACGCGCTGCTCACGCAGGCCGCGCGCGAACAGGCATCGGATATTCATATCGAACCGTTCGAGAATGCGTCGGTGGTGCGCTTTCGCGTCGACGGCACGCTGCGCGACGTGGTGCGTCCAAAGAAAGCACTGCACGGCGCGCTGATTTCGCGGATCAAGATCATGGCGCAGCTCGATATCGCCGAGAAGCGTCTGCCGCAGGATGGCCGCATTACGTTGCGCGTCGGTGGAAGGCCTGTCGACGTGCGCGTATCGACCTTGCCAACGGGCCACGGCGAACGCGCCGTGCTGCGTCTGCTGGAAAAAGACGCGCAGCGTTTGAATCTCGAAGCGCTCGGCATGGCGTCCGATACACTCGGCCAGTTCGACAAGCTGATTTCGCGTCCGCACGGCATCGTGCTCGTCACGGGCCCGACGGGCTCGGGCAAGACGACCACGCTGTACGCGTCGATGTCGCGGCTCGAAACGGCGACGACGAACATCATGACCGTCGAAGACCCAATCGAATACGATCTGTCCGGCATCGGCCAGACGCAGGTCAATGAGCGGATCGGTATGACGTTCGCCCGCGCGCTGCGTTCCATTCTGCGTCAGGACCCGGACATCATCATGATTGGTGAAATCCGCGATCTCGAAACGGCGCAGATCGCTGTGCAGGCGTCGCTGACGGGCCACCTCGTGCTCGCGACGCTGCACACCAACGACGCTGCGTCCGCCGTCACGCGTCTGACGGATATGGGCGTCGAGCCGTATCTGCTCGCGTCGTCGCTGCTTGGCGTGCTGGCGCAACGGCTCGTGCGGCGGCTGTGTCCCGTGTGCAAGGTAGAGCGCGAAGAAGAGGACGGTCGCAAGTTCTGGCATCCCGTCGGCTGCGACAAGTGCGGACATTCGGGCTATGCGGGACGGCGCGGCGTGTACGAACTGCTGAACGTCGAAGAATCGATCCGCTCGCTGATTCACCGCAATGCCTCCGACGCCGAGATTCTCGACACCGGCCGCAAGCAAGGCATGCGCACATTGCGCGAGGACGGCGACCGCTGGCTCGCATCGGGCTTGACGTCGCTCGAAGAAGTGATACGCGTGACGGGCGGGGTCTAAAGCGCATGCCCGCATTCCGTTTCGAAGCGATCGACGCCGCCGGCAAGGCGCAAAAAGGCGTGCTCGATGCCGACAGCGCGCGCGGCGCACGCACGCAGTTGCGCACGCAAGGTCTCACGCCGCTCGTCGTCGAACCAGCGGCGACGCGCACGCGCGGCGAGCGCACCCAGCGGCTGTCGTTGGGGCGCAAGCTGTCGCAGCGCGAGCAGGCGATTCTCACGCGGCAACTCGCGAGTCTTCTGATCGCCGGTCTGCCGCTCGACGAAGCGCTCTCAGTGCTCACCGAGCAATCGGAGCGCGATTACATCCGCGAACTGATGGCCGCGATCCGCGCGGAAGTGCTGGGCGGCCATTCGCTGGCAAACGCGCTGTCGCAGCATCCGAAAGATTTTCCCGAGATTTATCGCGCGCTCGTCGCAGCGGGCGAACATACGGGCAAGCTCGGACTCGTGCTGTCGCGCCTCGCTGATTACATCGAGCAGCGCAACGCGCTCAAGCAGAAGATCGTGCTCGCATTCACGTATCCGACCATCGTGACGATCATCGCGTTCGGCATCGTCACGTTCCTGTTGAGCTATGTCGTGCCGCAGGTCGTCAATGTGTTCGCGAGCACGAAGCAGCAGTTGCCGATCCTCACCGTGATGATGATGGCGCTCTCCGGCTTCGTGCGTAACTGGTGGTGG contains these protein-coding regions:
- a CDS encoding lytic transglycosylase domain-containing protein, whose translation is MKPIPVTVAVALAALISAGSARADCFDEAAGYQKVNPLILRAIAWQESHNRPAAVHKNANGSTDYGVMQINSVHLPVLAQYGISQGTLMEPCKNVYIAAWHLRQKMNKYGNTWAAVGAYHSETPSLRDEYARQIVAILRKWNLMPAK
- a CDS encoding HU family DNA-binding protein, with amino-acid sequence MNKQELIDAVAGQTGASKAQTGETLDTLLEVIKKAVAKGDAVQLIGFGSFGSGKRAARTGRNPKTGETIKIPAAKTVKFTAGKAFKDAVNKR
- the gspD gene encoding type II secretion system secretin GspD; this translates as MALRRVATALLVAGMITTQIAHAQVTLNFVNADIDQVARAIGAATGKTIIVDPRVKGQLNLVSENPVPEDQALKTLQSALRMQGFSLVQDHGVLKVVPEADAKLQGVPTYIGNAPAARGDQVVTQVFQLKNESANNLLPVLRPLISPNNTVAAYPGNNTIVVTDYADNVRRIAQIIQGVDTAAGQQVQVVPLKNANAIDVATQMAKMLDPGTIGNTDATLKVSVQADPRTNSLLLRASNAGRLAAAKSLAKQLDAATGQPGNMHVVSLRNADAVRLAKTLRGMLGKGGGGTESSSSGGGNAANSFNQNNSPTSTGGAGSPPLPSGSLGGSSSMGSNPLGGGGGGGGGYGGQGGSSSDFLGEKEGGGGDDNQPGGMIQADASTNSLIITASDPVYRNLRAVIDQLDVRRAQVYIEALIVELNSNTNANLGIQWQIGSGNVFAGTNLATGGGNSIVNLTAAAAASAATGGLATALATQNLQQGLNVGWLHNLFGVQGLGALLQALSQTSDANVLSTPNLITLDNQEAKIVVGTNVPIQTGSYSNLTSSTATSAFNTFDRIDVGLTLHIKPQITEGGILKLQLYTEDSAIVAGTTNVATNPAGPEFTKRSIQSTVLADNGEIIVLGGLMQDNYQVNNSKVPLLGDIPWIGQLFRSENKVRAKTNLLVFLRPVIINDRDTAQAVTANRYDYIQGVTGAYKSDNNLIKDKDDPVVPPMPVGPSQGGSPLNLFDLDSMRRQQALGVPVPAPAYVPQTQPQPQPQPPAQMVPAQPATSTPGVQP
- the gspE gene encoding type II secretion system ATPase GspE produces the protein MSTPHAPGSAPLDSPAAGGAHREPPSALAARLVPYGFAKSGQILVAHQHADSMEVWISERTTQAALAEVARNFGAVSVVRLEADELSQAINQAYSRQDGSAAQVVGEVEGEVDLSRLMQDIPEVEDLLESEDDAPIIRMINALLTQAAREQASDIHIEPFENASVVRFRVDGTLRDVVRPKKALHGALISRIKIMAQLDIAEKRLPQDGRITLRVGGRPVDVRVSTLPTGHGERAVLRLLEKDAQRLNLEALGMASDTLGQFDKLISRPHGIVLVTGPTGSGKTTTLYASMSRLETATTNIMTVEDPIEYDLSGIGQTQVNERIGMTFARALRSILRQDPDIIMIGEIRDLETAQIAVQASLTGHLVLATLHTNDAASAVTRLTDMGVEPYLLASSLLGVLAQRLVRRLCPVCKVEREEEDGRKFWHPVGCDKCGHSGYAGRRGVYELLNVEESIRSLIHRNASDAEILDTGRKQGMRTLREDGDRWLASGLTSLEEVIRVTGGV
- the gspF gene encoding type II secretion system inner membrane protein GspF encodes the protein MPAFRFEAIDAAGKAQKGVLDADSARGARTQLRTQGLTPLVVEPAATRTRGERTQRLSLGRKLSQREQAILTRQLASLLIAGLPLDEALSVLTEQSERDYIRELMAAIRAEVLGGHSLANALSQHPKDFPEIYRALVAAGEHTGKLGLVLSRLADYIEQRNALKQKIVLAFTYPTIVTIIAFGIVTFLLSYVVPQVVNVFASTKQQLPILTVMMMALSGFVRNWWWVVLIALVIVVYVVRAILAQPGPRLAFDRWTLTAPLFGKLVRGYNTVRFASTLGILTAAGVPILRALQAASETLSNKAMRNNIDDAIVRVREGTSLSRALGNTKTFPPVLVHLIRSGEATGDVTTMLDRAAEGEARELERRTMFLTSLLEPLLILAMGGVVLVIVLAVMLPIIELNNLVQ
- a CDS encoding GTP-binding protein codes for the protein MNQPLLPVTVISGFVGAGKTALVDQILSNPTGPRVAAIVTDLAAVRLDIDNAAPASSTASQVELPNGCLCAQAGEDLLEQLDQLASANRFNAIIIEAAATDEPMNLVESIIEDETLAALVRVDTAVTVVDAAGFLRDYASADALSERGIAAHEEDDRTIVEVLIEQVEFCDVFVINKADLVSADDLAHLQAILAALNPRAAQIVSTYGNAPFEEVIGTARFDYDATSNAAGWLALLHDPSSHENESGGRGVGHVVYRARRPFHPERMWALLHEEWKGVLRGKGFFWLATRNEIGGSLSQAGGACRPAPAGTWWAAQDRSEWPEGDDELLEEIAADWYGDADDFTIGDRRQELVLIGVDIDPAHWRAKFDACLLTDDEYALGAEGWRTLSDPFPAWDLEDDDHDHDHGHDHHHHH